The nucleotide window CCTGGCCTGTTGCGGGTGGTACGCCAACTGTCGTAACGTTGACGGTTCCTTCGGGCTTTAACTTTGACTCTTCCGTGACTGTATCGGCGGTTACGGGTATGATAAACACGTTTAAATTTTCAGTACATGGCGTTTCTGGAGCAAGCGATCGGGAAATAGATGTTTATTTTAAGCGCAAATCAGCAATCGGATTCGGCGCTTTTGCCGATGGGTCCGTAGATTTAAAGGCTGCCAGCGGAATATACAGTTATGACTCGAGGGTAACGCCGAATCCTAATCCGGCTGATTATCCCGCGAATTCGACGGGGAACGGAGATGTCGGATCTAATACGGAAGTCCGTACATACAATGGAACCTATGTGGGTGGAGATGTAGGTCTGGGGGCTTCTACAACAGGCACTGATGCCTCCTTAGTTTCCATAGGGACGCCTATTATAACCGGAACTCAGGGGGAGCTTGTAGGCCGGGTTGATCCGGATCCGCTGGGGGCGCTCACGGCAGGCGGAGATCTTTACACTGATTTCTCCACTTACAGTACAGCCAACGACAACGCAGTTTATGGCGCTGGTTTTACCGGAACGACAATTAATGCCAGTGGTACGGTGACACTGACGGGTAAGGCCGGTGGTTCGAATTTTTATTTTACCAGCATAATTCTGAAAAACGGCGCTACTCTAAACATTAACGCTACTGCCGGACCTGTTAATATCTATCTCGCAGGAAATCTCGAAGCAAAAAATGGATCAAATATCAATGTGACGGGGCTGCCGACGTCGTTCAGCATCTTCGGCAGCAGCGTGAGCAGCAGCATCATTTTTAAACATGGCAGCGAGTTCAGAGGGACAGTCTATGCCCCAAATGCTGCTATTGAGATGAAAAACAGCGCCGATACCTATGGGATGATCTGGGGAAAAACGATTGATATGAAGAACTCGGGGCAATTCTTCTTTGATGAGGCGATCAAGGACAAATTTCTCGGGAATGGTGTGAAGCCCGTTGCCTGGAGAGATGTCATGCAATGATTTATGCATTCATAATCCATGTCTTTCTGCCAATTCCATTAGACCATGATTTGCCTTCGGCTGTTAAAGGGGAATATGCCTATCAGGGATTGCTGTTTCCCTTTTTTCACGTCAATTATTCTTGACTTCGCAAGCTTGTCAATATAAACAAACACGAATTATTGCTACCGGGAAGACATTGGAAGGGAGGCTCTATGTCATCGGAAAAGAAGTGCTGCTCAATATGTGCTTGGCGGAAGGACTGCCAGAAGAGATTCAGCATTGTCACTGACGCCTCCGGAAACGTCCGCTGTCCTGATTTCACCAGGGATGTTTCCATCAAGGACCAGGATGTGGACGCCCAGGAAAAGGCCTGGCAAGAAGGGTAATTTGTGCAAGTTTACGGATTGCCAAGTTTATTCAACCGGTTGGCGTTGCGGCCGGTTTTTTTATCTGAAAATGCGTACTTGACCTGAGAGGGAGTAGGGGGGCGCTTTGCGGCAACCGCTTCGGAAGCGGCGGAGTGTGTTTCCCCAATTTCCATCGTACTTTGTGGTGGTTTTCCGTCAAGAGAGTTTTAGATTGTAACCATTTTACTATCGTTTTGGGGAGCTGTTTTTGATGAAGGATAAAATTATTGGCCTGCTGGCGGAGGCGGTTCATAAGGCCGCGGCGGCGGGGCTTATGCCTGATGTGGAAGCAAGCAGCGTTGAGCTGGAATATGCCAAAGATACTAAGCACGGGGATTATGCGTCCAACATAGCGATGATAATGGCATCGCAGGCGAGAAAAAATCCCCGAGAGATCGCCCGGATAATCGCGGATGGAATTGTCGATGACGAGGGCATTCTGAAGAAGGTGGAAATTGCCGGCCCGGGATTTCTCAATTTCACCATCCGGGAGGGTGTCTGGGCATCCCTGCTTGCCGATGTGGAGCGCTTGGGCGATGCCTACGGGAAATCAACAGTCGGGGCTGGAAAAAAGATAATGGTGGAATTTGTCAGCGCCAACCCGACCGGCCCCCTGCATATCGGCCATGCCCGGGGCGCCGTCGTCGGCGACGTCATGGCCAATATTCTGGCCGCCGCCGGATATGCTGTCTTTCGGGAGTATTATGTCAATGATGCGGGAAACCAGATGAACAACCTCGGCAAATCGGTTTCTCGGCGTTATCAGGAACTCCGGGGGAGACAGGTGGAATTTGTAGAAGGTCTCTACCAGGGTGATTACATCAAGGATATTGCCGCGGAAATAATGAAGAAAGACAAAGACGTCCACCTTGACAGAGATGAGGCGGATGTTATTCCCGAGTTCACCGCTTATGCGGCCGGGGCGATCCTGGAGGGGATTAAGGAGGACCTGAGATTATTCGGCGTCTCCTTCGACAGCTACTTCAGTGAAAGGGAGCTCTACAAAAACGAGGGCGTAGAAAAACTTCTCCAATCTCTTGAAGATAAAGGGATTATCTACAGGGAAGAGGGGACTGTCTGGTTCAAAACAACACTCTTCGGGGATGAAAAGGATCGGGTGGTGATCCGTCAAAACGGCCTTCCGACCTACTTCGCTGCCGACATTGCCTATCACCAGAATAAATTCCTCAGAGGTTTTGAAAGAATAATCGATATCTGGGGCGCGGATCATCACGGCTACATCCCCCGCATGTCCGCCGCCGTCCAGGCACTGGGATATGACAAGGAGTCGCTGCAAGTAATCCTCGTGCAACTTGTCAATCTGCTCCGGGACGGAAAGCCGGTGGCGATGTCAACGCGTTCCGGGGAGTTTGTCACCCTCCGCGAGGTTGT belongs to Syntrophales bacterium and includes:
- the argS gene encoding arginine--tRNA ligase, with product MKDKIIGLLAEAVHKAAAAGLMPDVEASSVELEYAKDTKHGDYASNIAMIMASQARKNPREIARIIADGIVDDEGILKKVEIAGPGFLNFTIREGVWASLLADVERLGDAYGKSTVGAGKKIMVEFVSANPTGPLHIGHARGAVVGDVMANILAAAGYAVFREYYVNDAGNQMNNLGKSVSRRYQELRGRQVEFVEGLYQGDYIKDIAAEIMKKDKDVHLDRDEADVIPEFTAYAAGAILEGIKEDLRLFGVSFDSYFSERELYKNEGVEKLLQSLEDKGIIYREEGTVWFKTTLFGDEKDRVVIRQNGLPTYFAADIAYHQNKFLRGFERIIDIWGADHHGYIPRMSAAVQALGYDKESLQVILVQLVNLLRDGKPVAMSTRSGEFVTLREVVDEVGRDAARYNFLMRRSDSHLDFDLEVAKKQSIENPVYYVQYAHARICSILKMAEEKGFKVPRLAEVDAALLQLPAEIELIKAIIRFPGLIEGAAQALEPHRLTFYLNDLAASFHSYYNKNKVLSDDLALSGARLFLVHSLLAVLKNAFKILGVSAPEKM
- a CDS encoding PilX N-terminal domain-containing pilus assembly protein, coding for MDKNGTRRILTRIGNEKGIVLVVVLLLIAVLALLGSTAVMTTTTDIKISSNYMQGEQAFYNADAGADLALRTIGSGTAGIPPWPVAGGTPTVVTLTVPSGFNFDSSVTVSAVTGMINTFKFSVHGVSGASDREIDVYFKRKSAIGFGAFADGSVDLKAASGIYSYDSRVTPNPNPADYPANSTGNGDVGSNTEVRTYNGTYVGGDVGLGASTTGTDASLVSIGTPIITGTQGELVGRVDPDPLGALTAGGDLYTDFSTYSTANDNAVYGAGFTGTTINASGTVTLTGKAGGSNFYFTSIILKNGATLNINATAGPVNIYLAGNLEAKNGSNINVTGLPTSFSIFGSSVSSSIIFKHGSEFRGTVYAPNAAIEMKNSADTYGMIWGKTIDMKNSGQFFFDEAIKDKFLGNGVKPVAWRDVMQ